A genome region from Anopheles stephensi strain Indian chromosome 2, UCI_ANSTEP_V1.0, whole genome shotgun sequence includes the following:
- the LOC118508566 gene encoding uncharacterized protein LOC118508566, whose protein sequence is MHPEELKSKAFVLEPQVQQDSGFVGTGQVPPQYLQQQQLFQQQQQQQVFQEQQHLLPQYHQQQHYHHQQQQQQQQQQQQQQQQQQQQYQQQQQHFTRQAATSCMQDKYSGGNALRGQLPMEWGDSLATDRVIAGGGAGVTSGSSMTPGLGHHHHGTQNTLQGSADVVVGPNAFVTHGYGNETTSQTHQRRMMNTSVGVNQYAGNRGVDTSAGTSGASYFHDQLGTHAQSVVGSAAMGHFVGVEPTNTGAYATGGVVAGGIVPGGGRTVGPMVASPNAASPPGVPGMGGGNAYGHTAGTPTHVASYMQQGSPSAMQRMNDMSAMQSPVGSAGSIVTQQQQQQMVPEHRRAQLPMHSDFSTGASRSPFSAAVSLPSSSPCMVDATGAGSQMAACSKASDMVMNNDPLKVVNQMPVITQQQQQQSRASQMFGGLQGAGPMEVPLESEFTFPGVDQSTADNVQQQQLQQQQQSLSLNLGGNNGPASVVTRTDPPNERITRSATAHNRAAARLAEEVSEDSEALEEVVPADPLATNELNAVLQASTAPKSNCMLPQTSGVVSEGQLTPAMVLSQTSDQPRKRSVKHVRFMEPNEENSFDGMQPARMVSPHPLGLGHRDDEEGDEDEDEDDDIDGLSLMQNLPPVESLLVEMDERLDEDDNDDEEVEMEDDDDNGGRRRTSGRSRRDQLSMHRSRSKHSESIELELEPLLPEIEMGEGGSGGGDEKSDDNRIAPVAHVCRVCLCDEKGAGADGEQRSMESLYCTVVPEYQSRSLYSILVAVCHPLHLGSNAGMPDRICGPCKTKLLAAYELYDMCLRNDEMLRRKYQEKLLLASSAAGGGGEMRRIKKEKLDNNGVDALGDDDDDDFYRGGISKRGSMQMNDHDDSYLYDRQYPLHAASTARRNSTIAALQSRYHQQQQQQQPQQTPGKWGKYHRQSQLPSHLRIHQVANGPEALRQLHDGRAKQSTGGQAARSPAAFDYNSFHRVLPSGSHQCTKCFREFKYHSYYKNHYISQHDPSKPFKCRKCHYTFLTQRWLIVHMRTHIDVMSVNSVGSVGTDSGTMNAFDSDQRKGARGYECYYCDMTFPAVTLQKRHMLAVHADKHRGLECPICQCRFANQSSFLLHLQEHKDQKRMRNAVKQEDNGNSAATQAKGDDSGRSGGAAAGVQIKREHICTVCTASFAREVLLNEHLREQHPEAFLAQHTELAFMCGVCLMEFNDRAALESHTTTSHSEAELAEAARTKDKPSEEPTQAEEGNENGSVNNIKKEKDNDTDEPGDGGVDSKKQDSNDKTSEAPEGCSVVYRCKLCQARFVTKSSLATHLDTHVAEMKRAASKRPYSDAMDNDGADVADSVGDDDDYSGEEDDDDEDDDAAAAEKRQKRSKGQDEDDDATEEMPIDPDEISFNPDTGEQIFTCQVCGKVINTVSQFRRHKRVHSPKGRPFECHICFYRFAMKYSYTAHMLRHELGCNPTQPTTYRCTKCSETFTRRKLLSQHIAAMHGRWSGASGSPMYSPGYSASTSNHGANVSARAAMGQMAGGSSSGMASSSSSRGGTHTCPICSESFTRESVLNGHMKTHTLEAAQMQHSEVCYLCRVCSNEFESRELYEAHATEAHPGTKTDLVESGVASDEPDENADQQTVAAAAGAAAATSAEDGGADDSVKNQARTGKVEPGENDEAAPEREEDDDEDKKNSSNSGGFTLIFKCKLCSGRFLKKKSLDWHLQTHRSIAKQGDGVAILPDIGPDAIADQPKMSKCTICGQIFDNEMLFHEHMRSHQRGPRSIPMGYASQSPPTRRRRTGGRSIIQCELCKKTFMYRSQLHQHTMLHHQPGKPYECKVCHYSFVHKLNLKRHELTHLREPPRPQMNAVGGGGGGSSSMLDQEHDQDDQLDNSHLLQPLVLMDGPDDDANGSGRQTNQGDGGDGNGDHLTGAGTDGTGAGGRNWAQKKFKCVVCSLVFTRQDELVVHLQTHIERINEAKSRTAAAASATADTGIAPTDRQCKLCHKVFKFSCQLKQHHLLHHAREKPFECRTCHYRFEFKGHLVRHRANHHPNEAKDDPSLEMGGGAFMTSTPIRGASGRGGSFGESSSQSVPKYGGLVTDDVIIAPTTSSPRSESGSAGVPTHQCPMCSLKFIKARSLAMHMRIHLGGRKLRRVIPASTAAPSSPAESQSGGPTGSDKPVCRICAGTFPTAHELKTHMMTHIGSEAMDLEVPFGISAFNMLHENMFNDSMGGGGEGGTSGAGGPMSLEDPSSMGGDGGNNSRTEGGSTDGDYNQDDGEDGSGGDPLFDSSNLELVLEDNILDKEFTMRYQQQKRRSAKSGHNNGGEGGEDDGEEEEDDDENDEDITDTNDGGAGEEEDDDDEDEDEGEQSSASTMASFQRNMNLMATHRSRLAASAALSARLQATPSASSSQSSSSNKGKIVCELCKKEFLYPCNLNQHKQLHHSKEKPHECRVCHYRFEYVGHLQRHIRQQHESMAEELLAPAEPQSFDCNFCGESFDTKPLLTAHVQTMHRGEKPFQCDKCPATFSYKKSYETHREEHYLKASNGAFKCSFCKKTFNSAQKVDNHVCIQ, encoded by the exons ATGCATCCCGAGGAGCTGAAATCGAAAGCATTCGTACTGGAACCTCAGGTGCAGCAGGACAGCGGTTTTGTGGGAACGGGACAGGTGCCACCGCAGtatctccagcagcagcaactgttccagcaacagcagcagcagcaggtcttTCAGGAACAACAGCATCTCTTACCGCAgtatcaccagcagcagcactaccatcatcaacaacagcagcagcagcagcagcagcagcaacaacagcagcagcaacaacaacaacagtatcaacaacagcagcaacatttcACCCGACAGGCGGCCACATCCTGCATGCAGGACAAGTACAGCGGTGGCAACGCACTACGTGGACAGCTCCCAATGGAATGGGGCGATAGTCTGGCAACGGATCGCGTCATTGCCGGCGGTGGTGCTGGAGTCACGTCCGGTTCGTCGATGACACCCGGCCtgggccatcatcatcacggcACACAGAATACGTTGCAGGGCTCGGCGGACGTTGTGGTCGGCCCGAATGCGTTTGTCACGCACGGCTACGGGAATGAGACGACATCGCAGACCCATCAGCGCCGGATGATGAATACGTCGGTCGGAGTAAATCAGTATGCGGGGAACCGCGGTGTAGATACATCGGCGGGCACTTCCGGGGCTTCCTACTTTCACGATCAGCTCGGTACGCATGCCCAGTCTGTGGTGGGTTCGGCAGCGATGGGACACTTTGTCGGCGTTGAACCAACGAACACAGGAGCGTACGCAACGGGGGGTGTAGTGGCAGGCGGGATAGTACCGGGCGGAGGACGTACCGTCGGTCCAATGGTAGCGAGCCCAAATGCTGCCTCACCTCCGGGTGTACCGGGAATGGGCGGTGGAAATGCGTACGGTCACACGGCCGGCACTCCGACACATGTGGCTTCTTATATGCAGCAAGGCTCGCCCAGTGCCATGCAGCGAATGAATGACATGAGCGCAATGCAATCGCCCGTCGGTTCTGCCGGATCGATCGTTacccagcaacaacagcaacagatgGTACCGGAGCATCGCCGAGCGCAGCTGCCGATGCACTCAGACTTTTCTACCGGCGCCTCCCGATCACCATTCTCGGCTGCAGTTTCACTCCCGTCGTCTAGCCCGTGCATGGTGGATGCGACAGGAGCGGGCAGCCAAATGGCTGCTTGCTCGAAGGCTTCCGATATGGTCATGAACAATGATCCGCTAAAGGTGGTTAACCAGATGCCGGTAATTactcagcaacagcagcagcagtcacgAGCATCACAAATGTTCGGTGGCCTACAGGGTGCTGGTCCGATGGAGGTTCCCTTGGAATCGGAGTTCACCTTCCCTGGAGTCGATCAAAGCACAGCGGACAAcgtacaacagcagcagctacaacagcaacaacaatccCTTTCCTTAAACCTGGGCGGCAATAATGGGCCTGCATCGGTCGTAACCCGGACGGATCCTCCGAACGAACGTATCACGCGCTCTGCTACGGCGCACAACCGTGCTGCAGCTCGTCTGGCGGAGGAAGTCTCCGAAGATTCCGAAGCCCTTGAAGAGGTGGTCCCGGCAGATCCGCTTGCTACCAACGAATTGAATGCAGTGCTGCAAGCCAGCACCGCGCCAAAGTCGAACTGCATGCTCCCACAGACTAGTGGTGTCGTCAGCGAAGGCCAGTTGACACCAGCGATGGTTCTCTCGCAAACGTCCGATCAACCACGGAAACGTTCCGTAAAGCACGTGCGCTTCATGGAACCGAACGAGGAGAACTCGTTCGATGGCATGCAGCCGGCCCGTATGGTTTCGCCTCACCCACTCGGTCTCGGCCACCGAGACGACGAAGAGGGtgacgaggacgaggacgaggatgACGATATCGATGGTTTATCGCTGATGCAGAACCTCCCGCCGGTGGAGAGCTTGCTGGTGGAGATGGACGAACGGCTGGACGAGGATGACAACGATGACGAGGAGGTGGAGATGGAAGACGACGATGACAATGGGGGCAGACGGCGAACGTCGGGGCGCAGCAGGCGGGACCAACTTTCGATGCACCGTTCCCGCTCGAAGCACAGCGAATCGATCGAGCTCGAGCTGGAACCGCTGCTGCCAGAGATTGAGATGGGCGAGGGCGGCAGTGGCGGAGGCGATGAAAAGAGCGATGACAATCGGATCGCACCGGTAGCGCACGTCTGTCGGGTGTGTCTCTGCGACGAGAAGGGAGCGGGCGCGGATGGAGAGCAGCGGTCGATGGAATCGCTGTACTGCACGGTGGTGCCGGAGTACCAATCGCGCAGCCTGTATTCGATTCTGGTCGCCGTCTGTCATCCGCTGCATCTCGGCAGCAATGCCGGCATGCCGGATCGGATATGTGGCCCCTGCAAGACGAAGCTGCTGGCCGCGTATGAGCTGTACGATATGTGCCTGCGGAACGATGAGATGCTGCGCCGGAAGTATCAGGAGAAGTTGCTGCTTGCGTCCAGTGCcgccggcggtggtggcgaaATGCGGCGCATCAAGAAGGAAAAGCTGGACAACAACGGCGTGGATGCGCTcggcgatgacgatgacgacgacttTTACCGTGGAG GCATCTCTAAGCGTGGGTCAATGCAAATGAACGATCATGACGACTCGTATCTATACGATCGCCAATATCCGCTGCATGCGGCCAGCACCGCGCGCCGGAACTCCACCATCGCAGCCTTGCAATCGCGgtaccaccagcagcagcagcagcagcagccgcagcaaacGCCTGGCAAGTGGGGCAAATATCATCGGCAGTCGCAGCTACCGAGCCATCTGCGCATACATCAAGTGGCAAATGGGCCGGAAGCGTTGCGCCAACTGCACGACGGCAGAGCAAAGCAGTCGACCGGTGGGCAGGCCGCTCGTTCGCCCGCAGCCTTCGACTACAACTCATTCCACAGAGTACTGCCAAGCGGGAGCCACCAGTGTACGAAGTGCTTCCGCGAGTTCAAATACCACAGCTACTACAAGAATCACTACATCAGCCAGCACGATCCTAGCAAACCGTTCAAGTGCCGCAAATGCCACTACACCTTCCTCACCCAGCGGTGGCTGATCGTGCACATGCGCACCCACATCGACGTGATGTCGGTAAACAGCGTCGGGTCGGTGGGAACGGATTCCGGCACGATGAATGCGTTCGATTCGGACCAGCGCAAGGGTGCACGAGGGTACGAGTGCTACTACTGTGACATGACGTTCCCGGCCGTAACGCTGCAGAAGCGTCACATGCTGGCGGTACATGCGGACAAACACCGCGGTCTGGAATGTCCGATTTGTCAGTGTCGGTTCGCGAACCAGTCCAGCTTCCTGCTGCATTTGCAAGAACACAAAGATCAGAAGCGAATGCGCAATGCCGTGAAACAGGAGGATAATGGTAATAGCGCAGCAACGCAAGCGAAGGGAGACGACTCCGGAAGgagtggtggtgctgctgctggtgtgcaGATTAAGCGGGAGCACATTTGCACCGTTTGCACCGCCTCGTTCGCACGTGAGGTTTTGCTGAACGAGCATTTGCGGGAGCAGCATCCGGAAGCGTTCCTGGCACAGCATACGGAGCTGGCGTTCATGTGTGGCGTTTGTTTGATGGAGTTTAACGATCGCGCTGCCCTGGAAAGCCACACCACCACATCGCACAGTGAGGCCGAACTGGCGGAAGCAGCTCGAACGAAGGATAAACCGTCGGAGGAACCAACACAAGCGGAGGAAGGTAATGAAAATGGATCGGTGAACAATATCAAGAAGGAGAAAGATAACGACACGGACGAACCGGGAGATGGTGGGGTGGATTCGAAAAAGCAGGATTCGAACGACAAAACCAGCGAAGCACCGGAAGGGTGTTCGGTGGTGTACAGGTGTAAGCTTTGTCAGGCGCGTTTTGTAACGAAAAGTTCGCTGGCCACACATCTGGATACGCACGTGGCAGAGATGAAGCGAGCGGCCAGCAAACGACCGTACAGCGACGCGATGGATAATGATGGGGCGGATGTGGCGGACAGTGtgggcgatgatgatgactatAGCGGCGAGgaagatgacgatgatgaagatgatgatgcagcagcagccgaaaaGCGGCAGAAGCGCTCCAAGGGCCAAgacgaagatgatgatgcgaCGGAAGAAATGCCCATCGATCCGGACGAGATTTCGTTCAATCCGGACACGGGCGAGCAGATCTTTACGTGCCAGGTGTGCGGCAAGGTCATTAACACGGTGTCCCAGTTCCGGAGGCATAAGCGCGTCCATTCGCCCAAGGGACGGCCCTTCGAGTGTCACATCTGCTTCTATCGATTCGCCATGAAGTACAGCTACACGGCGCACATGCTGCGCCACGAGCTCGGTTGCAATCCAACGCAGCCCACCACCTACCGTTGCACGAAATGCTCGGAAACGTTCACCCGCCGAAAGTTGCTCAGCCAGCATATAGCGGCCATGCACGGCCGTTGGTCGGGAGCCTCGGGCAGTCCGATGTACAGCCCGGGCTACAGTGCGAGTACGTCCAACCATGGGGCAAATGTGTCGGCGCGGGCCGCAATGGGACAGATGGCGGGTGGCAGTTCGTCGGGCAtggctagcagcagcagcagcaggggcGGTACGCACACTTGCCCGATCTGTTCGGAGTCGTTCACGCGCGAAAGTGTGCTGAACGGTCACATGAAAACGCACACGCTCGAGGCGGCCCAGATGCAGCACTCGGAGGTGTGCTACCTGTGCCGGGTGTGCAGCAACGAGTTTGAATCTCGCGAACTTTATGAAGCGCATGCAACGGAAGCCCATCCCGGTACGAAGACGGATCTGGTCGAGTCGGGTGTTGCATCGGATGAACCGGATGAAAATGCTGACCAACAAACGgtggcggctgctgctggtgctgctgctgctacatcGGCGGAGGACGGTGGTGCGGACGATTCGGTAAAAAATCAAGCACGCACCGGCAAAGTTGAACCTGGTGAGAACGATGAGGCAGCTCCTGAGCGCGAGGAGGATGACGACGAGGATAAGAAAAACAGTTCCAACAGCGGTGGATTCACCCTTATCTTCAAATGCAAACTGTGCTCGGGGCGATTCCTGAAGAAAAAGTCTCTCGATTGGCATCTGCAGACACATCGATCGATTGCGAAGCAGGGCGACGGTGTGGCCATTCTTCCAGACATCGGACCAGACGCGATAGCCGACCAGCCGAAGATGAGCAAGTGCACGATATGCGGACAG ATATTCGATAACGAGATGTTGTTCCACGAGCATATGCGTTCGCACCAGCGAGGCCCGCGCTCCATACCTATGGGATACGCGTCGCAATCACCACCAACGCGACGCAGGCGTACAGGCGGACGTAGCATTATCCAGTGCGAACTGTGCAAGAAAACGTTCATGTATCGCAGTCAGCTGCATCAGCACACGATGCTGCACCATCAGCCGGGCAAGCCGTACGAGTGCAAGGTGTGCCACTACAGCTTCGTCCACAAACTGAACCTGAAGCGGCACGAGCTAACGCATCTGCGAGAGCCACCGCGACCTCAAATGAACGccgtgggtggtggtggtggtggttcgtcGTCGATGCTCGATCAGGAGCACGATCAGGATGATCAGCTGGACAATTCGCATCTGTTGCAGCCTCTAGTGCTGATGGATGgtcctgatgatgatgcgaacGGAAGCGGCCGGCAAACGAACCAGGGCGACGGGGGCGATGGCAATGGCGATCATCTGACAGGCGCGGGCACCGACGGTACCGGGGCAGGTGGACGTAACTGGGCACAGAAAAAGTTCAAGTGCGTCGTTTGCTCGCTAGTGTTTACCCGACAGGACGAACTCGTTGTGCATCTGCAGACGCACATCGAGCGCATTAACGAGGCCAAGAGTCGCACGGCGGCGGCCGCGTCAGCCACGGCGGACACAGGAATCGCACCCACCGATCGACAGTGCAAGCTGTGTCACAAGGTGTTCAAGTTCAGCTGTCAGCTGAAGCAACACCATCTGCTGCACCATGCACGCGAAAAACCGTTCGAATGCCGTACCTGCCATTATCGGTTCGAGTTCAAGGGCCACCTGGTGCGACACCGGGCCAATCACCATCCGAACGAGGCGAAGGACGATCCCTCGCTGGAGATGGGAGGCGGCGCCTTCATGACGTCCACTCCGATCCGTGGCGCGTCCGGTCGTGGTGGCAGTTTTGGGGAAAGCAGCAGTCAAAGTGTGCCAAAGTATGGCGGCCTGGTAACGGACGATGTGATTATCGCGCCGACAACCTCATCCCCAAGGTCGGAAAGTGGGTCGGCCGGTGTGCCAACGCACCAGTGCCCAATGTGCTCGCTCAAGTtcatcaaggcacggtcgctGGCAATGCACATGCGGATCCATCTTGGTGGTCGAAAGTTGCGCCGTGTCATACCGGCCTCTACCGCGGCCCCATCGTCTCCGGCTGAATCGCAGAGCGGAGGCCCAACCGGGTCCGACAAGCCTGTGTGCCGGATCTGTGCCGGAACTTTCCCGACGGCACACGAGCTGAAGACGCACATGATGACGCATATCGGAAGCGAAGCGATGGATTTGGAGGTTCCGTTCGGTATCAGTGCGTTCAACATGCTGCACGAGAACATGTTCAACGATTCGATGGgcggcgggggggaaggtgGAACGTCCGGGGCTGGTGGGCCAATGAGTCTGGAGGACCCCAGCAGTATGGGTGGCGATGGTGGTAACAACAGCAGGACAGAAGGTGGCAGCACCGATGGCGACTATAATCAAGACGATGGTGAAGATGGCAGCGGTGGCGATCCGTTGTTCGACAGTTCCAACCTAGAGCTCGTACTGGAGGATAATATTCTCGACAAAGAGTTCACCATGCGGTATCAGCAGCAGAAACGCCGATCGGCAAAGTCCGGTCACAACAATGGTGGAGAGGGCGGAGAAGACGATggtgaggaggaggaggacgacgacgagaaTGATGAAGACATTACGGACACGAACGATGGCGGTGCCGGTGAGGAGgaggatgacgacgacgaggacgaggacgaaGGCGAACAGTCGTCCGCATCGACGATGGCCAGCTTCCAGCGTAACATGAATCTGATGGCGACGCACCGTTCGCGGCTTGCTGCGTCGGCCGCTCTATCGGCCCGCCTGCAAGCCACACCGTCCGCGTCTTCCTCGCAATCGTCGTCCTCGAACAAGGGCAAAATCGTGTGCGAGCTGTGCAAGAAGGAGTTCCTCTACCCGTGCAACCTCAACCAGCACAAGCAGCTGCACCATTCGAAGGAAAAGCCGCACGAGTGTCGTGTCTGCCATTATCGCTTCGAGTACGTCGGCCATCTGCAGCGACACATCCGGCAGCAGCACGAATCGATGGCCGAGGAACTGTTGGCGCCGGCGGAACCGCAATCGTTCGATTGTAACTTCTGCGGCGAGTCGTTTGATACAAAGC CTCTGCTAACCGCGCACGTGCAAACAATGCACAGAGGCGAGAAGCCGTTCCAGTGTGACAAGTGTCCGGCTACGTTTAGCTATAAGAAATCCTACGAAACTCACCGAGAAGAACATTACTTGA AAGCCAGCAATGGAGCCTTCAAGTGCAGTTTCTGCAAGAAAAC TTTCAACAGCGCACAAAAAGTAGACAACCATGTTTGCATTCAATAG